A portion of the Tenacibaculum todarodis genome contains these proteins:
- a CDS encoding acyl-CoA dehydrogenase family protein, with the protein MKPDLFQAPDYYNIDDLLTDEHKLVRDASREWVKKEVSPIIEDYAQRAEFPTQIIGGLAEIGAFGPYIPEEYGGAGLDQISYGLIMQEIERGDSGVRSTSSVQSSLVMYPIWKYGNEEQRKKYLPKLASGEWMGSFGLTEPNHGSNPGGMETKFKDMGDHYLLNGAKMWISNAPFCQVAVVWAKNEEGRIHGLIVERGMEGFSTPETHNKWSLRASSTGELIFDNVKVPKENLLPNKSGLGAPLGCLDSARYGIAWGAIGAAMDCYDTALRYSKERMQFGKPIGQFQLQQKKLAEMITEITKAQLLAWRLGVLRNEDRATSAQISMAKRNNVDMAIKIAREARQMLGGMGISGEYSIMRHSMNLESVITYEGTHDIHLLITGFDVTGLNAFK; encoded by the coding sequence ATGAAACCAGATTTATTTCAAGCTCCAGATTATTACAATATAGATGATTTACTTACTGATGAACATAAATTAGTTAGAGATGCATCTCGAGAATGGGTAAAAAAAGAAGTTTCTCCAATTATTGAAGACTATGCACAACGTGCAGAATTTCCAACACAAATTATTGGAGGTTTGGCAGAAATTGGTGCTTTTGGGCCTTATATTCCAGAAGAATATGGTGGTGCAGGTTTAGATCAAATTTCATACGGTTTAATTATGCAAGAAATAGAACGTGGAGATTCTGGTGTTCGTAGCACATCTTCAGTGCAATCTTCTTTAGTAATGTATCCAATTTGGAAATACGGAAATGAGGAACAACGTAAAAAATATTTACCAAAATTAGCTTCTGGAGAATGGATGGGAAGTTTTGGTTTAACAGAGCCAAACCATGGATCTAATCCTGGCGGAATGGAAACTAAGTTTAAAGATATGGGCGACCATTATTTATTAAACGGCGCAAAAATGTGGATTTCCAATGCACCTTTTTGTCAAGTTGCAGTAGTTTGGGCTAAAAATGAAGAAGGAAGAATTCATGGTTTAATAGTTGAAAGAGGTATGGAAGGTTTTTCTACGCCAGAAACACATAATAAATGGTCTCTTCGTGCATCATCTACTGGAGAATTAATTTTTGATAATGTAAAAGTTCCAAAAGAAAACCTATTACCAAACAAATCTGGTTTAGGCGCACCTTTAGGTTGTTTAGATTCTGCTCGTTACGGAATTGCTTGGGGTGCAATTGGTGCTGCAATGGATTGTTATGATACTGCGTTGCGTTATTCTAAGGAAAGAATGCAATTCGGAAAGCCAATTGGTCAGTTTCAATTGCAACAGAAAAAGTTGGCGGAAATGATTACAGAAATCACCAAAGCACAATTATTAGCATGGCGTTTAGGTGTTTTACGAAATGAAGATAGAGCAACGTCTGCGCAAATTTCTATGGCAAAACGAAACAATGTAGACATGGCGATAAAAATAGCCAGAGAAGCAAGACAAATGTTAGGCGGAATGGGAATTTCTGGAGAATATTCTATTATGCGTCATTCTATGAATTTAGAAAGTGTAATCACCTATGAAGGTACACACGATATTCATTTATTAATTACAGGTTTTGATGTTACTGGTTTAAATGCTTTTAAGTAG
- the rnpA gene encoding ribonuclease P protein component, which produces MKFTLGKLERLKSKKLIEKLYKDGISIKSYPLRIVYLQTEHTSSFPAQVGVSVSKRNFKHAVDRNRIKRLLRESYRKQKHTVYNAVEKPYVYMISYLAKEEVPYTEIETKMESLLAKFIQKIEKENDEK; this is translated from the coding sequence ATGAAATTTACACTAGGGAAATTAGAGCGCCTAAAAAGCAAAAAATTAATAGAAAAACTATACAAAGATGGTATTTCTATAAAATCGTATCCTTTACGAATTGTTTACCTTCAAACGGAACATACTTCTAGTTTTCCTGCTCAAGTTGGTGTTTCTGTTTCTAAAAGAAATTTTAAACACGCTGTAGATAGAAATAGAATTAAAAGATTACTAAGAGAAAGTTATAGAAAACAAAAGCACACGGTATACAACGCTGTAGAAAAACCGTATGTTTATATGATTTCGTATCTTGCCAAAGAGGAAGTTCCTTATACTGAAATTGAGACTAAAATGGAGAGTTTACTTGCTAAATTCATCCAAAAAATAGAAAAAGAAAATGATGAAAAATAA